The proteins below come from a single Candidatus Chlamydia sanziniae genomic window:
- the asd gene encoding aspartate-semialdehyde dehydrogenase — MQVAVLGATGLVGQKFMALLHKWYDWTVAEIVASESKYRQLYGSVCLWQEPLGPMPKKVSSLLLRKVEELESPIVVSFLPTARAKLIEAYCLSQGKIIFSNTSAHRMYPWVPIIIPELNADHIQLIEKQPYPGKIITNPNCCVSGIALALAPLRVLCIDHVHIVTLQSGSGAGYPGVPSLDLLANTIPHIVGEEEKILRETQKILGTIQQPLNFKLSVSVHRVPVVYGHTLTLHVTFVQPIDLEEVLSCYQKKNEEFPDTYKLYNHPWDPQARKHLSHDDMGVHIGPITYGGDACTIKMNVLIHNLVRGAAGALLANMANYYQQYLGRKECLT, encoded by the coding sequence ATGCAAGTCGCTGTTTTAGGGGCTACCGGACTTGTTGGTCAGAAATTCATGGCTTTGCTACACAAATGGTATGACTGGACTGTCGCTGAGATTGTTGCTTCAGAATCTAAATATAGACAACTTTATGGTTCCGTGTGTCTTTGGCAGGAACCGCTTGGTCCAATGCCTAAGAAAGTAAGTTCTCTATTGTTACGTAAGGTGGAAGAACTTGAATCCCCTATTGTTGTCTCTTTTTTACCAACAGCACGTGCTAAATTGATAGAGGCGTATTGTCTTTCCCAAGGCAAAATAATTTTTTCTAATACTTCAGCACATCGTATGTATCCTTGGGTACCCATAATCATTCCTGAATTAAATGCGGATCACATTCAGCTTATTGAAAAGCAACCTTATCCAGGAAAAATCATTACAAATCCTAATTGTTGTGTTTCGGGTATTGCCCTTGCTTTGGCGCCTCTTAGAGTTCTTTGCATTGATCATGTGCACATTGTTACTTTGCAATCTGGAAGTGGCGCAGGTTATCCTGGAGTTCCTTCGTTAGACCTCCTTGCCAATACAATTCCTCATATTGTAGGGGAAGAAGAAAAAATTCTTAGGGAAACACAAAAAATTTTAGGTACAATTCAACAGCCTTTAAATTTTAAGCTCTCAGTTTCAGTACATAGGGTACCTGTAGTTTACGGCCATACCCTAACATTGCATGTTACTTTTGTTCAGCCTATAGACTTGGAAGAAGTTCTTAGCTGTTATCAAAAGAAAAATGAGGAATTTCCGGATACCTATAAGCTTTATAATCACCCTTGGGATCCACAAGCACGAAAACATCTCTCTCATGATGATATGGGCGTTCATATAGGACCGATTACTTATGGCGGAGATGCCTGTACTATAAAAATGAATGTTTTAATACATAATCTCGTCCGTGGTGCTGCAGGTGCTTTGCTTGCGAATATGGCAAATTATTACCAACAGTATCTCGGGAGGAAAGAATGCCTCACGTAG
- a CDS encoding polymorphic outer membrane protein middle domain-containing protein: MKFSVYRVIFAFSLVVCASICFSISATTVNLGPGDNYKGGIGSDFSKTTSDSNGTIYNFIGDFSVTSVGVTTVATTSCFSNTAGDLTFLGNGYKFSFTNLRSSNSGAAVNATKPEKSVTFSRFSLLSFIMAPLQATNKGSIYTTGSLIFGNNTTILFEQNMSAEDGGAINVAKTLSLTDTRKSIVFNQNQSSKKGGAISAQGAVTITSNLGLLMFNNNSAAKAGGALNAEGSVTISDNVEVVFSNNTITGTDATDSGGAICCNHTTGDPILTITGNKKLSFLQNSATTSGGAIYAKKLILSSKGPVRFTGNLVRNATPKGGAISIAADGEISLSADTGSIIFDNNSVITSGDSPTTTRNAIDVGSNGKFLKLRASAGNSIIFYDPVTCAGTGTPALNINQADSGKDYTGSIVFSGETLSQESSAVDRTSTFTQDLNLAAGSLVLKSGVTLKGKSIKQTQGSRVIMDAGTTLEATAENVTLTNLTINLASLKATQPAIIKASGTNKPVSLTGPVLLADEKGNFYENHELVSSHAFSAIQLIPSGTGVVTLNQVNVPEPEAHYGYQGNWSLTWADATEKSKVATLTWSKTGYRPNPERQGSLVLNSLWSAHIDTRSLMQLLETSADSLRSSRGFWIGGLANFFHKDRTGTQRGFRHISGGYVLGASAETFSDELFTVAFSQLFGKDKDYLVAKNNERFYAGSFFYQRTAFLNRGLFIKTDKGNTRLRFFPHLSGNAPVILEAQCTYSHVNNNMKTRYTEYPGVSSRWGNNCFALECGGSLPIYLFENGRLFQGITPFIKTQFIYAHQGSFREKGSEGRAFTPSNLTCVSLPVGMKFEKLSKTEASAYDVSVIYTPDIIRSTPSCETSLIISQESWKTYATNLAHQALTLRGTSYYVFNHYADIFGQAAFEWRSSSRNYSFSLGSKMQF; encoded by the coding sequence ATGAAGTTTTCCGTGTATCGAGTTATATTTGCTTTTTCTCTAGTAGTCTGTGCTTCTATTTGTTTTAGTATTAGTGCGACTACGGTAAATTTAGGGCCGGGTGATAACTATAAGGGAGGAATAGGGAGTGACTTTAGTAAAACTACGTCTGATAGTAATGGGACAATATACAACTTTATAGGAGACTTCTCTGTTACCTCAGTAGGAGTAACAACAGTAGCGACAACAAGTTGTTTTTCTAATACTGCGGGAGATTTAACGTTTTTAGGCAATGGTTACAAGTTTTCCTTTACTAATTTGCGGAGTTCCAACTCTGGAGCCGCAGTTAACGCTACTAAGCCTGAAAAGAGCGTGACTTTTTCTAGATTTTCTTTGCTTTCTTTTATTATGGCGCCCTTACAGGCTACAAATAAAGGATCTATTTATACAACTGGGTCATTAATTTTTGGAAATAATACAACCATTCTCTTCGAGCAGAATATGTCTGCAGAAGATGGCGGAGCTATTAATGTAGCAAAAACCCTTTCTTTAACAGATACTCGTAAGTCTATTGTCTTTAATCAAAATCAAAGTTCAAAAAAAGGTGGGGCGATTTCAGCTCAAGGAGCTGTAACTATTACATCGAATTTGGGTTTGTTAATGTTTAACAATAACTCTGCTGCCAAGGCTGGTGGAGCCTTGAATGCTGAAGGATCAGTAACAATTTCTGACAATGTTGAAGTCGTGTTTAGTAATAATACAATAACAGGAACAGACGCAACTGATTCAGGGGGAGCAATTTGTTGTAATCATACAACGGGGGATCCTATTTTAACGATTACGGGAAATAAGAAGCTTTCTTTCTTGCAAAACTCGGCCACAACAAGTGGAGGGGCGATTTATGCTAAGAAGCTTATCTTATCTTCTAAGGGACCTGTACGATTTACTGGAAACCTAGTACGTAATGCTACTCCTAAAGGTGGGGCGATTTCTATTGCTGCAGATGGTGAAATCAGTTTATCTGCAGATACGGGAAGTATTATTTTTGATAACAATTCTGTTATTACATCTGGTGATAGTCCAACGACAACACGTAACGCTATTGATGTTGGTAGTAATGGGAAGTTTTTAAAACTACGGGCAAGTGCAGGAAACTCGATAATTTTTTACGATCCTGTTACTTGTGCAGGAACCGGCACTCCTGCCTTAAATATTAATCAAGCGGATTCTGGTAAAGATTATACAGGCTCAATAGTCTTTTCTGGAGAAACGCTCTCTCAGGAGAGCTCCGCGGTAGATCGCACTTCCACATTCACCCAGGATTTGAATTTAGCTGCGGGTTCGCTTGTTTTAAAAAGTGGCGTAACTCTGAAAGGGAAAAGTATTAAGCAAACGCAAGGCTCTCGAGTTATTATGGATGCCGGAACGACATTGGAAGCAACTGCAGAAAATGTCACTTTAACGAATCTCACCATTAACTTAGCTTCCTTAAAAGCTACACAACCTGCGATTATTAAAGCTTCAGGAACAAACAAACCTGTTTCATTAACAGGTCCTGTTCTTCTTGCTGATGAAAAAGGGAACTTTTATGAAAACCATGAGTTAGTCAGTTCTCATGCATTTTCAGCAATACAATTGATTCCTTCGGGAACAGGCGTTGTTACCCTTAATCAAGTGAATGTGCCGGAGCCAGAGGCTCATTATGGATATCAAGGAAACTGGTCATTGACTTGGGCAGACGCTACAGAAAAAAGTAAAGTAGCAACTCTTACTTGGAGTAAAACTGGATATCGTCCGAACCCTGAAAGACAAGGATCTTTAGTTCTTAATAGTTTATGGAGTGCCCATATAGACACACGTTCTTTGATGCAGCTTTTGGAGACAAGTGCGGACAGCTTGCGATCTTCTCGAGGCTTCTGGATAGGAGGATTGGCTAATTTTTTCCATAAAGATAGAACAGGAACACAACGTGGATTCCGACATATCAGTGGGGGGTATGTACTTGGAGCTAGTGCAGAAACTTTTTCTGATGAGCTCTTTACAGTAGCCTTCTCTCAGCTCTTTGGTAAGGACAAAGATTATTTAGTGGCTAAGAATAATGAGCGTTTCTACGCTGGATCTTTTTTTTATCAACGTACAGCATTTTTAAATCGTGGTTTATTCATAAAGACGGACAAAGGAAATACACGCCTAAGATTCTTCCCCCATCTTTCTGGAAACGCTCCCGTAATTTTAGAAGCCCAGTGTACCTATAGTCACGTTAATAATAACATGAAAACTCGTTATACAGAGTATCCTGGAGTCTCCAGCCGTTGGGGAAATAATTGCTTCGCATTGGAATGTGGTGGTAGTTTACCAATTTATCTTTTTGAAAATGGCAGGTTATTTCAAGGGATAACACCCTTTATTAAGACACAGTTTATTTACGCACATCAGGGGAGCTTCAGAGAAAAAGGTTCTGAAGGTCGCGCTTTTACTCCCAGCAACTTAACCTGTGTCTCTCTTCCTGTGGGAATGAAATTCGAAAAACTTTCTAAAACAGAAGCTTCAGCTTATGATGTAAGTGTAATCTATACTCCGGATATTATCCGCAGCACTCCCTCTTGTGAGACATCCTTAATAATAAGCCAGGAGTCTTGGAAAACATATGCAACAAATTTAGCGCATCAAGCTCTAACATTGCGGGGGACAAGTTATTATGTCTTCAATCATTATGCAGATATCTTTGGTCAAGCAGCTTTTGAATGGCGTAGTTCGTCAAGAAATTATAGCTTTAGTCTAGGAAGCAAAATGCAGTTCTAG
- a CDS encoding polymorphic outer membrane protein middle domain-containing protein translates to MKFSLQNQLIISALIVPIFSLFAAVDEINLTRADSFYGTDGTAFVTKTTTNADGTHYIFTDSVSIANVSPPDGGVTATSCFKETAGTLKFKGNGYSFTFDRINASTAAGAVISNTAINKSVTLTGFSILSFTQAPAITDVSGAGTINVADTLIFKENSTILFENNSSTSPGGAIKAKTLSITGTNVFMSFKENIGQKGAAIAATDGITISENPGIVIFQKNVSKSSGGAIDCSASSAQPELILSGNRSLSFIKNLSASSGGAINTGKLVLSSGGPTIFDTNQVTTGNGGAIKISSSGELSLSADKGDITFIGNVVGVGTTRVHNAAYLEAGAKLTDLRAAFGQSIFFYDPITVAGSTVVSDVLNINHPVAGSTRQYNGMIVFSGEQLTPEESKKPENLTSTLLQPIALQAGTLALRQGAVLGGSSFTQETGSTLLMDVGTELKANAEDILLTSLAINTSSLGNSGIIKLTVTAADKKILISGPIKFLDSTGNMYEDSGFMNAHKFSLLELTAPGGITLTGVPATVEETPHYGYQGYWTITWKNTTEKVKTASFEWTKTGYNPNPERRASLVPNTLWGSFVDIRGFQRLVEANTESAIYNKGLWVAGISNFFHRNSMLSNRGFRHVSTGAVLGATTQTAAESILTIAFGQLFSWDKDYLVNKNRAYTYMGSLGLQHEMPLFSVAQILLGTSKPALRLLELFSQDLPTALYAQLSYSHVDNRMITRYTHHPETQDSWDSSTWAGELSGRLPLRSGVNDEWLFSEYSPFFKVQVVYIHRGGFTEKEEQARTFSSGNLLNISLPVGIKLEKIMNNAHGAYDLILMYVPDVYRRNPDNKTSLVISGDSWTTKGTNLARQALIAGTSTRRALSTHAELCSHFAFEWRGSSRNYNVDLGSKIQF, encoded by the coding sequence ATGAAATTTTCTCTGCAAAATCAGCTGATTATATCAGCATTAATTGTTCCTATTTTTAGTTTATTTGCAGCAGTTGATGAGATCAATTTAACTCGTGCAGATAGTTTCTATGGAACAGATGGAACGGCGTTTGTGACTAAAACAACGACGAACGCAGATGGAACTCATTATATTTTTACAGACTCAGTCAGTATAGCCAATGTTTCTCCCCCAGATGGGGGAGTTACAGCTACCAGTTGTTTTAAGGAGACTGCAGGAACACTTAAATTTAAGGGAAATGGCTACTCGTTTACTTTTGATCGTATTAACGCATCGACAGCAGCAGGAGCTGTAATTAGTAATACAGCAATAAATAAATCCGTAACTCTTACAGGTTTTTCTATACTTTCTTTTACTCAAGCTCCTGCTATTACAGATGTCTCTGGAGCGGGGACAATTAATGTTGCGGATACTTTAATATTTAAAGAAAACTCTACTATTCTTTTTGAAAACAATAGTTCTACAAGTCCTGGCGGGGCTATAAAAGCAAAAACTCTCTCCATCACTGGTACAAACGTTTTTATGTCATTCAAAGAAAACATAGGGCAAAAAGGTGCAGCAATTGCTGCAACAGATGGCATAACGATATCCGAGAATCCAGGAATTGTAATTTTTCAAAAGAATGTCTCAAAGTCTTCAGGAGGCGCGATAGATTGCTCTGCTTCATCTGCACAACCTGAATTGATCTTAAGTGGGAATCGTAGTTTGTCATTCATTAAAAACTTATCAGCATCTTCTGGGGGCGCGATTAACACTGGAAAGTTAGTACTTTCTTCCGGAGGGCCTACAATATTTGATACGAATCAAGTTACCACTGGAAATGGTGGAGCCATTAAAATCTCAAGTTCTGGAGAGTTGAGCTTGTCTGCTGATAAGGGGGACATTACGTTTATAGGTAATGTGGTTGGAGTTGGAACAACGCGTGTGCATAATGCTGCCTATTTAGAAGCTGGTGCTAAACTAACAGATTTACGTGCAGCTTTCGGACAATCCATTTTTTTTTATGATCCTATAACTGTTGCAGGGAGCACAGTTGTTAGTGATGTCTTGAATATTAATCATCCTGTTGCAGGGAGCACAAGACAATATAATGGAATGATCGTTTTTTCCGGAGAACAACTGACACCAGAAGAGTCTAAAAAACCAGAAAATCTTACCTCTACGTTGTTGCAGCCTATAGCTTTACAAGCAGGAACTTTGGCATTGAGGCAAGGAGCAGTTCTGGGAGGAAGTAGTTTCACTCAGGAAACAGGATCTACACTCCTGATGGATGTAGGTACAGAGCTGAAAGCAAATGCTGAAGATATCCTACTTACCAGTTTAGCAATCAATACAAGCTCATTAGGTAATTCAGGGATTATTAAGCTTACGGTTACAGCAGCAGATAAAAAGATCTTAATATCAGGACCCATTAAATTCTTGGATAGTACAGGGAATATGTATGAGGACTCTGGTTTTATGAATGCTCATAAGTTCTCTTTACTAGAATTGACGGCTCCAGGTGGCATTACTCTTACAGGAGTGCCTGCAACCGTAGAAGAAACACCCCACTATGGCTATCAGGGTTATTGGACAATCACATGGAAAAATACTACAGAAAAAGTCAAGACAGCGTCCTTTGAATGGACAAAGACAGGCTACAACCCAAATCCTGAAAGAAGAGCATCTTTAGTTCCTAATACACTGTGGGGGTCTTTCGTTGATATACGTGGGTTCCAGCGGCTTGTAGAGGCAAATACAGAAAGCGCAATATATAATAAAGGACTTTGGGTTGCTGGGATTTCTAACTTTTTTCATAGAAATAGCATGCTCTCAAATCGTGGGTTTCGCCACGTCAGTACAGGAGCTGTATTAGGAGCTACGACACAAACTGCTGCTGAAAGTATCCTTACCATTGCTTTTGGACAATTGTTTAGTTGGGATAAGGATTACTTAGTGAACAAGAATCGTGCATATACATATATGGGTTCTCTAGGACTACAACATGAAATGCCCTTATTTTCTGTCGCACAGATACTTTTGGGAACCTCAAAGCCTGCTTTGCGCCTGCTCGAGCTATTTTCTCAGGATCTCCCTACAGCGCTATACGCTCAACTTAGTTATAGTCACGTCGATAACCGAATGATAACACGGTATACTCATCATCCTGAAACTCAAGATTCTTGGGATAGCAGTACCTGGGCAGGAGAACTCAGCGGACGCCTGCCCTTACGTTCAGGCGTAAATGACGAGTGGTTGTTCAGTGAATACTCGCCATTTTTCAAGGTACAAGTAGTTTACATTCATCGAGGAGGATTTACAGAAAAAGAAGAACAAGCCAGAACATTTTCTTCTGGCAATCTTTTGAATATCTCTTTGCCTGTAGGGATAAAGTTGGAGAAAATCATGAACAATGCTCATGGAGCTTATGACCTTATTCTGATGTATGTTCCCGATGTATATCGACGTAATCCTGATAACAAAACTTCTTTAGTTATTAGCGGTGATTCTTGGACTACTAAAGGTACAAACCTAGCCAGACAAGCTTTAATTGCAGGTACTTCTACTCGTCGTGCTCTCTCTACTCATGCAGAACTGTGTAGTCATTTTGCCTTTGAATGGCGGGGATCTTCTCGTAATTATAACGTAGATCTCGGCAGCAAAATTCAATTTTAA
- a CDS encoding aspartate kinase, with product MPHVVYKFGGTNLATAENIQTVCDIICADKPNFVVVSAIAGMTDLLDRFCSVSLEERPRLLQEFKDKHEQIIKELGIPFSLLSWMSRLTRYLQQPWLSALDSASILALGEDLSASLVHTVCHIRGLALGFLEARSIILTDDHYNCATPDVIRMQKKWHHLRLYQECYITQGFIGASRSGDTTLLGRGGSDYTAALIAEMCGAYEVRIYTDVNGIYTMDPKIIEDAQQIPELSFEEMKNLATFGAKVLYPPMLAPCIRAGIPIFVTSTFDPIKGGTWIYAMDKTIRDEPCVKALSLRQHQSFCSIDYSLLGHRGLDEVLRILESYEILPELMTAQGNVVTFIIDDALISKEAQEHLVAVLSSFSLIRLYHDLALVTMIGDGLSSPKVVSTITEKLYNLPWPILCCCQSQMSLSFVVSAELAEDIVQQFHNDYVKQNILVV from the coding sequence ATGCCTCACGTAGTTTATAAATTCGGTGGAACTAACTTGGCAACGGCAGAAAATATTCAGACAGTCTGTGATATTATTTGCGCGGACAAGCCTAATTTTGTTGTTGTCAGTGCTATTGCTGGTATGACAGATCTTCTAGATCGCTTTTGCTCTGTTTCTCTAGAAGAACGGCCAAGATTACTGCAAGAGTTTAAAGACAAACATGAGCAAATTATCAAAGAGTTAGGGATTCCTTTCTCTTTGCTTTCTTGGATGTCTCGTTTAACTCGTTATTTACAGCAGCCGTGGCTCTCTGCTCTGGACTCTGCGAGTATTCTCGCTTTAGGTGAAGATCTTTCTGCTTCTTTGGTGCATACTGTTTGTCATATTAGAGGCCTAGCTTTAGGATTTTTAGAGGCCCGAAGTATTATTTTGACAGATGATCATTATAATTGCGCAACGCCAGATGTTATACGCATGCAAAAAAAATGGCATCATCTCCGGCTGTATCAAGAGTGTTATATTACTCAAGGGTTTATTGGAGCCAGCCGTTCAGGAGACACTACCTTATTAGGTCGTGGAGGAAGTGATTATACCGCAGCTTTAATTGCAGAGATGTGTGGAGCTTATGAAGTGCGGATCTATACTGATGTCAATGGGATTTATACTATGGATCCTAAAATCATAGAAGATGCTCAGCAAATTCCAGAACTCAGTTTTGAAGAAATGAAAAATCTTGCTACCTTTGGAGCTAAGGTACTCTATCCTCCTATGCTTGCTCCTTGTATCCGCGCGGGAATTCCTATTTTTGTTACCTCAACTTTTGATCCTATAAAAGGAGGAACATGGATTTATGCTATGGATAAAACTATAAGGGACGAGCCCTGTGTAAAAGCATTATCATTGCGCCAGCATCAAAGTTTCTGTTCTATAGATTATAGTTTGCTAGGTCATCGAGGCTTGGATGAGGTATTGCGAATTTTGGAGTCTTATGAAATTCTTCCTGAATTGATGACAGCCCAAGGAAATGTAGTTACATTCATCATAGATGACGCCCTTATTTCTAAAGAAGCCCAGGAACACCTTGTTGCCGTACTATCTTCATTTAGTTTAATAAGACTGTATCATGATTTAGCCTTAGTGACTATGATTGGGGATGGATTATCATCGCCAAAAGTTGTTTCCACTATTACAGAAAAACTGTACAATTTACCCTGGCCTATATTATGTTGTTGTCAAAGTCAGATGTCTTTGAGTTTTGTTGTCTCTGCAGAACTAGCAGAAGATATTGTACAACAGTTTCATAATGATTATGTGAAACAAAATATATTAGTAGTGTAG
- the dapA gene encoding 4-hydroxy-tetrahydrodipicolinate synthase, with amino-acid sequence MRLLTACVTPFLLDCSIDFLSLEQLLRFQNGIADGILLLGTTGEILSLTLEEKQEIVSFACNLQLDLPIFVGVPGILLNQALQWIDFCNHLPISGFLMTSPIYARPGIRGQTLWFQTLLNAAVHPVILYNIPLRAAAPLYVETVQALAHHPQFYAIKDSGDSIERFQHYRESASHIRLYCGNDQLWPKMAACGAYGMISATANIWPKQTRDYINHPSSVEYDTLWQEMYRWLYRTTNPIAVKVVLNYKKHIATSMLRLPLSVEDFDQAGSLPLMVDKMNNCWPQPYLSK; translated from the coding sequence ATGCGCTTACTTACAGCATGCGTCACACCTTTTTTGCTAGATTGTAGTATAGATTTTCTTAGTCTAGAGCAACTGTTGCGTTTTCAGAATGGTATCGCAGATGGCATCCTCCTTTTGGGAACTACAGGTGAAATCCTCTCCTTAACTTTAGAAGAAAAACAAGAAATAGTCAGTTTTGCCTGCAACTTGCAGCTTGACCTCCCTATTTTTGTAGGTGTTCCAGGTATATTGTTAAATCAAGCCTTGCAATGGATAGATTTCTGTAATCATTTGCCAATTTCTGGTTTTTTGATGACTAGTCCTATCTACGCAAGACCGGGCATTCGAGGACAGACCCTTTGGTTCCAAACATTACTTAATGCAGCTGTACATCCTGTAATCTTATATAATATCCCTTTGAGAGCTGCAGCTCCACTTTATGTAGAAACTGTACAGGCATTAGCACATCACCCACAATTCTATGCAATTAAAGATTCTGGTGATTCCATAGAAAGATTCCAGCATTATAGAGAGAGCGCCTCACACATCCGCCTATATTGTGGTAACGATCAACTTTGGCCTAAAATGGCAGCATGCGGGGCCTATGGGATGATTTCTGCTACCGCAAATATTTGGCCTAAGCAAACTCGTGATTATATAAATCATCCTTCTTCTGTAGAATATGATACATTATGGCAAGAAATGTACCGGTGGCTCTATAGAACCACCAATCCTATTGCTGTAAAGGTGGTTCTTAATTACAAAAAACATATCGCGACTTCTATGTTACGTTTACCTTTATCTGTTGAGGATTTTGATCAAGCAGGCTCTTTGCCTTTGATGGTGGATAAGATGAACAACTGCTGGCCACAACCATATCTTTCTAAATAG